In a single window of the Candidatus Celerinatantimonas neptuna genome:
- the copA gene encoding Copper-exporting P-type ATPase: MSEAFTFPVEGMRCAGCVSRVESVLKEQPGVDDVSVNLALNQAHVELEDGRSLCQLAKSLGEAGYPVPVERQQWMVSGMRCAGCSSAVEQAVSKIPGVMDADVNYALGQVFITSIASIQIDQSVVKAIENAGFQVEDPQPVKSEAPKASADFPWRLIVSLILTIPLVVPMLISILALPGYVQWLLATPVQFILGWPFYKGAWHAIRQRAGSMDILVALGTSAAYFYSVWLYLSGYSAHLYFDGAAVIITLILVGRYIEEKAKAKAARAISQLIQEAPLQAHRLNGDIAEDIAVDALRAGDWVLIKPGEKSPADGVIRWGSSEFNESLITGESRPVVHAVGDEILAGSLNGEGLLKVEVTRANAESTLGRMIQMVQNAQSGKAPVQKLADKISFYFVPAVLSVSLLTLLFWGLATGDWADGIAAAISVLVIACPCSLGLATPTALVAGTGSGAKFGILFRNIDALERTRNIDQVVFDKTGTLTQGRPQMTEVICDGSQEQLIRYVASAQQGSQHPLAQAMLEANNQTLIPLDHFNSYPGMGIEAHLNDEKHTRVLAGNRALMSHFQIVPGDIWLNRLNQSGESGSRVLIAIDDKIKGVIATCDSVRTQSKDAVNHLKSMGIDSVMLTGDQIPVARQLASDLQLAEWAAELKPEDKLVDIQLRQKAGQRVLMVGDGVNDAPALAQADVGIAMGSGSDLAIESADIALMRDDPLLVANAVALARQTWRVIQQNLFWAFCYNVIGIPLAAFGLLSPAIAGAAMAMSSLSVVSNSVRLTRWKPKQPEDIDENR, translated from the coding sequence ATGTCTGAAGCATTTACTTTTCCCGTTGAGGGAATGCGCTGTGCCGGTTGTGTGAGCCGGGTCGAATCTGTTTTAAAAGAGCAACCCGGGGTTGATGATGTTTCTGTTAATCTTGCACTTAATCAAGCCCATGTTGAATTAGAGGATGGTCGCTCGTTATGTCAGTTGGCAAAAAGTTTAGGTGAAGCGGGATATCCTGTTCCAGTGGAGCGTCAGCAATGGATGGTAAGCGGAATGCGTTGTGCTGGGTGTTCTTCTGCTGTTGAACAGGCCGTTAGCAAGATCCCTGGTGTTATGGACGCTGATGTGAATTATGCGTTAGGACAGGTTTTTATAACAAGTATTGCTAGTATTCAGATTGACCAGAGCGTTGTTAAAGCGATTGAGAATGCAGGGTTTCAGGTGGAGGACCCTCAGCCGGTAAAGTCTGAGGCACCTAAAGCTAGTGCGGATTTTCCGTGGCGATTGATAGTGAGTCTGATATTGACGATCCCACTAGTGGTGCCAATGCTGATTTCAATCTTGGCGTTGCCTGGTTATGTGCAGTGGTTACTTGCAACCCCCGTGCAATTTATTCTGGGCTGGCCTTTTTATAAGGGGGCCTGGCATGCGATACGTCAGCGTGCCGGAAGTATGGATATTTTGGTCGCATTGGGAACTAGTGCGGCTTATTTTTATAGCGTCTGGCTTTATTTAAGCGGATATTCTGCGCACCTGTACTTTGATGGTGCGGCTGTGATTATTACTTTGATTTTAGTGGGACGTTATATTGAAGAGAAGGCAAAAGCAAAAGCTGCCCGGGCGATATCTCAACTTATTCAGGAAGCACCATTACAAGCTCATCGTTTAAATGGTGACATAGCTGAGGATATCGCTGTTGATGCTCTTCGAGCGGGTGACTGGGTGTTGATTAAACCAGGTGAAAAGTCTCCTGCTGATGGGGTAATCCGTTGGGGAAGTTCTGAATTTAACGAATCGCTGATTACAGGTGAGAGTCGTCCGGTTGTTCATGCGGTTGGGGATGAAATTCTTGCGGGAAGTTTAAACGGTGAGGGTTTATTAAAAGTTGAGGTGACTCGCGCTAATGCTGAAAGTACGCTGGGGCGAATGATTCAGATGGTTCAGAATGCCCAGTCGGGCAAGGCCCCCGTACAAAAGTTGGCTGATAAGATCAGTTTTTATTTTGTTCCGGCAGTGCTAAGCGTTTCATTATTGACGCTGCTTTTCTGGGGATTGGCTACGGGGGATTGGGCCGATGGAATTGCTGCCGCTATTTCGGTTTTGGTGATTGCCTGTCCGTGTTCACTGGGGCTTGCAACGCCAACTGCATTAGTAGCAGGAACGGGTAGCGGTGCAAAATTTGGTATTTTGTTTAGGAATATAGATGCACTGGAGCGAACCCGTAATATTGATCAGGTTGTTTTTGATAAAACAGGAACATTGACGCAAGGGCGTCCCCAAATGACTGAAGTGATTTGCGATGGTTCTCAAGAACAGCTGATCCGTTATGTTGCCAGTGCTCAGCAGGGAAGTCAGCACCCTCTGGCTCAGGCAATGCTGGAGGCGAATAATCAGACATTGATTCCTTTGGATCACTTTAATAGCTATCCGGGAATGGGGATTGAAGCTCATCTTAATGATGAGAAACATACGCGTGTGTTAGCGGGTAATCGGGCGTTAATGTCTCATTTTCAGATTGTACCGGGAGATATTTGGCTGAATCGCCTGAATCAGTCCGGTGAGTCTGGGAGCCGGGTTTTGATTGCTATTGATGATAAAATTAAAGGTGTGATTGCAACTTGTGACTCTGTTCGCACGCAATCGAAGGATGCTGTAAATCACCTTAAATCGATGGGAATTGATTCGGTCATGTTAACAGGTGATCAGATCCCGGTGGCCAGGCAACTAGCGAGTGATCTTCAATTAGCCGAATGGGCTGCTGAGCTTAAGCCCGAAGATAAGCTCGTTGACATTCAGCTGCGACAAAAGGCTGGCCAACGGGTTTTAATGGTCGGCGATGGTGTGAATGATGCGCCTGCTCTAGCACAGGCTGATGTGGGGATAGCAATGGGAAGTGGCAGTGATTTGGCCATTGAAAGTGCCGATATTGCGTTAATGCGTGATGATCCTTTATTGGTTGCAAATGCCGTTGCTTTGGCAAGGCAGACCTGGCGTGTTATTCAACAGAATTTATTCTGGGCATTTTGCTATAACGTGATTGGTATTCCGCTTGCTGCATTTGGGTTGCTAAGTCCTGCTATTGCCGGTGCCGCGATGGCTATGAGCTCTTTGTCAGTTGTGTCCAACTCAGTTCGCTTAACCCGGTGGAAACCGAAACAGCCGGAGGACATAGATGAAAATCGGTGA
- the alsT_2 gene encoding Amino-acid carrier protein AlsT, translating to MDLVESIIKSINGIVWGPMMLVLILGVGFFLSFGLKLLPIFKMGYGFKLLWNGRSSTDKGEIPPFQALMTALSATVGTGNIAGVATAIFMGGPGALFWMWLTALIGMATKYSEAVLAVRFRENDDKGHHVGGPMYYIKNGLGRGWGWLGFLFAIFGACAGFGIGNTVQSNSVADVLHATFGISHILTGIILMVLVGAVLIGGIQRIGQVAGALVPFMAIAYIAFGLFALMINAQALPHAFALIFTHAFTPTAAEGGFAGAVIWAAIRFGVARGVFSNEAGLGSAPIAHASAQVSNPVRQGLIAMLGTFIDTLLVCSITGLVIISSGLWTSGRTGAALTSMAFGQAMPSIGTILVATSLAIFAFTTIIGWSYYGEKCVEFLLGTKAIVPYRILWILALPLGATLQLNFVWLVADTLNAMMAIPNLVALALLSPEVFRLTRSYFADLSSDDMMTAPAEN from the coding sequence ATGGATCTGGTCGAATCAATTATAAAAAGTATCAATGGCATCGTATGGGGTCCAATGATGCTTGTTCTAATTTTAGGTGTCGGGTTTTTCCTGTCATTCGGTTTAAAACTTCTTCCAATTTTCAAAATGGGTTATGGATTTAAACTTCTGTGGAATGGAAGGAGCTCTACCGATAAGGGGGAAATTCCCCCTTTCCAGGCATTGATGACTGCCTTATCAGCAACAGTCGGAACAGGAAATATTGCAGGTGTCGCAACTGCCATTTTTATGGGAGGCCCCGGGGCTTTATTCTGGATGTGGCTTACAGCTCTGATCGGCATGGCAACAAAATATTCAGAAGCTGTGTTAGCGGTACGTTTTCGGGAAAACGATGACAAAGGACACCATGTCGGTGGCCCGATGTACTATATCAAAAACGGTTTGGGTCGTGGCTGGGGCTGGTTAGGTTTTTTATTTGCAATCTTCGGAGCATGTGCAGGGTTTGGCATAGGAAATACCGTTCAATCTAATTCTGTTGCTGATGTTTTGCATGCTACTTTTGGAATCTCACATATTCTGACTGGAATTATTTTGATGGTTCTTGTCGGAGCTGTCTTAATTGGCGGTATTCAACGAATTGGACAGGTTGCAGGGGCCTTAGTTCCATTTATGGCTATCGCTTATATTGCTTTTGGTCTGTTTGCCCTGATGATAAATGCTCAGGCACTCCCCCATGCGTTTGCATTAATTTTTACACATGCATTTACACCGACTGCAGCGGAAGGTGGCTTTGCTGGAGCCGTTATATGGGCCGCTATCCGCTTTGGTGTCGCTCGGGGCGTTTTCTCGAATGAAGCGGGGCTTGGCTCCGCACCAATAGCACACGCAAGCGCACAAGTTAGTAATCCGGTCCGTCAGGGACTGATTGCTATGTTGGGTACGTTCATCGATACACTGCTTGTTTGTTCAATTACAGGCCTGGTCATTATAAGCTCAGGATTATGGACCAGTGGCCGTACAGGCGCAGCATTAACCAGCATGGCCTTTGGCCAGGCTATGCCAAGTATCGGCACGATTCTCGTGGCGACTTCGCTCGCTATTTTCGCTTTTACAACCATTATCGGCTGGTCATATTATGGTGAAAAATGCGTCGAATTCCTACTTGGTACAAAAGCCATTGTCCCTTACCGGATCTTATGGATACTTGCACTACCTTTAGGTGCAACCTTACAACTCAATTTTGTCTGGCTTGTTGCTGATACGCTCAATGCAATGATGGCTATTCCAAACCTGGTTGCCCTTGCGCTTCTTTCACCCGAAGTATTCCGACTCACCCGCAGCTATTTTGCGGATCTATCCTCTGACGATATGATGACAGCACCAGCTGAAAACTAA